Part of the Centroberyx gerrardi isolate f3 chromosome 11, fCenGer3.hap1.cur.20231027, whole genome shotgun sequence genome is shown below.
CACTGGACTTCAGAAATGTAAGTACTGAGCTCTGACGCCAACAcaaggggacacacacacacacactgtaactaCCACCACCATCCCACACAAACCAAGCTGTTAAAATCCTGCTGCCCACCCCACATCAGATGCACATGCCAACCCTGGCCTGGTTCTCTTCAACAGCTCTGTGTTAAaaccaaaaaagagagagagagaatttttttGTGCTCCAACATGATAGATCTCTCTTCAAGGAAAATGAGGATGAACTGTGCTATTAATTTGCTGAAGAACGGTGAACTGGCTGCCTCCCGTTTTcccatccatccttctctccatcgttctactgtcctcctcctctttcccaccCTGAAGACCTGTGTACCACAAGGGTGCGGCCCTGTGATGATACAAGCTGCAGAGATACTACAAAACTGTTGCCCCATTTATATTTTGGATTTGACCATCTTGACTAATTTTCACCATCAGGAAGGGTCAACTGTCAGATTCTCAGGCAGTTTTTGGATGAGTGGTTGGCCCTGATGATAATGTGAATGAATTTAAGACTCAATCTGTTCTCCCAGTTCAACTGCAGACTAGTCAGAGCCAGCCCAATTATTTAATATGTTTGGTTTTTACAACTCGAGTGTTGACACACCCAGACTGACTCCTGTAGGGTGTGATGAGCTGCAACACCATTGGAGAATTTTGATCAGCAATCACTACTTGAGATCAATTGGCAGTGACCAATGAGATGGGAACAAAATATTGCATGGCAAATTGATGAATGGGAAATAACAGTGTTTTCTAGGCAACTGTGAATTCAAATTGAATTCAAATTATCTCCACTAGCCTACACAGTCAgtcttaaaatatagatttttgtTGAAATGACTAAATCAATAATCTTTTGTAATAGTGCAAGAGATTATTCAGCCTTTTTTAACTCATTTAGTCATGCAATATTTTGTCCTCATAGTAGGTATTGTCCCAGTGATACCTGCACACAGTGACACTTGCATATATTGTCAGTCTTTTTGTGGAAGTATATGTCTTATAGTGGGCCTTTGACATGATTCATATGTCCATTATTGATCAGACCCATTTCTCATCCAGTCGaccacctttatttatttggttATAGTAAGTATACATAAGTCTCCTTTTTCTCTTGCCTGCCTCCCTTTCACAGTGGATATTCAGTCCCAGCCTGACCCACTTctgctgcagttttttttttgttgtaaaatgCTCTCTCTAGCTCATCAAGACTGTAATTTCAGAATCACAGTAATCAGCCTACCCCCAGGAGATCAGTGAGCGTGAGGGAGTCTGCTAAGTGCCAGCGTCTGTTGCCTCACCCAGGCAGGCTAGTGACATGGTACAACCATCAGCTAGAGTGTTTCTCTGCACTTCCTTTATGTTACACACTAACGCACATCAGAGCGGTAGGCACAACTGGAGTTCAATTTGTCTTTCTGCCCAACATTGTAATCCATTTTGTTGATTGAGTGTGCATCACACAGCACGGGCAGTACTAGACATGTACtttcaaaactatttttttcccccctcttcatTCTCCCATACTGCCTTTCCTTTTCATCTGCTCTTCAGAGTATGAGTTACAGACGCTGTATTACGTCAAAAGCCACGGGGATGTGTTTAATTTACACAATCATTTTATCAAAGTGCCACAGAAAAAAACGGAACGAAAAGAAAATCCACATTCTCTCAGGTCACCTGCCTCCCTTGCTGCCTACTGTCCAGTCCCTGTAAATCATCTTCAGGATGTCTGGAGTCCCGTGCAGCCGTTGTGTCTTGAGGCATCTATTCCCTATGCTCTGCCACACACAGCCCCAACCAGGCCTAAACCCTTAAGTAATGCACTGCTCTCTATCTCCTGGCTGTCCACACATGCCACAGGACTTGTCGTTTCTCCAGAGCACCATCTTTCACCCAGCGTGAAAGATAATTTGACAGCTTAACTCCGTAAGAGATATGCTTGACTGCTATTAGGTGAGATTCAGGGACTAGTAGTCACATGAAATCCTTATTCAATAGACTCGCACATTCccacagaaatagaaaaaaaaggctTAGAGGGAGAGTTCACATAATTAGCTCCAATTTGTGTTCCCATGTGCCTATCCTTGAGCACTATCCTTTCAGCTGCTCAATGCATTCCCATGCTGAGTGTTGCATTGTAGAAACTTGTCTTTTCTGcattttcccctccctccattctcaCCCAGAGCTCCAGATCGCCTTGCTCTgcactgcctcctctcctctgggtgAATCTGTGCATGGGAGAGTCATTTAAAGTTACGAGCTTGCAGGTTGCTGTCAGAGGCAAGGCCAGGGCAGCTGCTTTATTTATCATCGGGGAGAGACGGTTAACAGATGATGGCTGTGAAATGTAAGAGCTGCCGGAGGAGCAGATCAGGTACACAAGGAGACAGTGGGGCACAGAGAAAAAGGCTTGTCCTCTGGGCAGGATGACTCAGATACCAGGAAATGGCCCTTGGTCCTCAGCTCTTGTAGGCAGAACAAACAGTGAGTACAGCTGGTCTGCAGCGCTGATTTTTACATCTCGGGACCCCACTGAGATCAAAAGCAGCTACcttacttttcctctttttatatGATTTTCCATTCGTCAAGGGTCTTGTGCCATCAATATGGGATGCTCTGCTCAGCCAGTATGAAAGTCTGCAAAAATAGGAGGAGGTGGCTTTATGTAGGAACTGAATTCACACATCTAATTTGACACTGAAGCCTCAGACCCAATTTCCTGCTCTTGTGTGAAAATTGCCATTTAAAGCAGCATGAGCCCCTGCCCCCTGCTGTTTAAACCTTGTTCAATAAAAACAGTAGTTTGAATAAGAGAAATCCTAATTAGCGCCTGCTGACTGTGCACTAGCGttccagctagctagctagcagtgGGGTAATTAACGCATGGCCAGACTGGCCTCTTTCCCCTGTTCCCTCCCTGGGAACGTGCTTAGCTGGAGATCTGAGAGATGATATGCTTGTAGCCACCAGCAGCCGCCTACAAACCTCACTCACATCCTCATTAACCCTCCCTTGATGCTATAAGCTCCCTAACTAATCTAGGTTGCAGGTTCAGGTTGAATGACTAATGAGCTATATCTGCTTCCATAATGTATACTCGGGAATTTAATCAAAAGTGTCCAGGATTCTAATACTTCTGTAAACCTCCAAAAGGTCAGTTTTATCTAGTGTTGGACCAAACTACCCTAAAACAGTAATTTACCCATTACTCTATTTCACATTGGAAAAAAGTTCAGTCTTGAATGTCACTGGCATAACACAAAGAAATTACCATAGGAACATTCAATCTGGAGTCAGATACCAGTGTTATCTGTAATGTATTATACATTTTACAACAGCTCTTTTAAATTCTCCATTCTGATTGGCTTTTGTACTGAAATGGCTGGTTTAGTTTTGCCAACAAAATATAATCCCTGTTCCAATTTAATGCATTGGTCAGTTTCCAGGCATTGACATCGCTTTCTATGTTACTCTCACAACTCTACAATAAAGCCCATTACCCAAGAGCCACTGGCAAAGTAAAAGCACTATCTATATATGGTTGGTGTGAAATTTCTATACTTGCTACATGTTAGGTTCAATATTTCTCACTCTAAAAGCATATGCAAAGCTGAATTCACCTCTACATTGTACATTTAGAATATATAGTGCTTCTTCCCTTGTTCAATTTCCTCCACAAAAATATTGAACTGGAGACTTGGCTTCATTTATGATCATAAATGCATAAATGTCATTATTCATAATTTCCACAATGATGTATTTTCTGCTACACCAAGCTTGGTCCATATCATTAAAAGACTAATGATgcattctgttctttttttttctcttaaattCATTAGCTGGTGAAGTTATCATGTGACCAATTTGTACAAGGTGATGCCATTCAAGAGCCTGTTCTCTAATGAACCTCTGACATGCTTGTATTCATTTATCTCCACCTCTACTCCACATTGCCACAGTCATTTTGTACTCTTATAGCAAAACTCAAATCTCCCATCCCCACAAAGCCCACCTCTCTAGTTAAGTTACCACCTGAGCCTCTCCTGAAAGCAAGGAAAGCCCTGCTAGTTGATGTTCACCACAGATGTAAATATTTAACAGTTGGATGTCACATTTTATATTTCCATGTTAAGCTCATTGACATTCATTCATGCTATCCACAATTCCAGTTTTATGTAGAGGATTCCTTTCTCATGAAATGCAAAGAACTGCAGAATACATTGCAACAATTGACAGTACTCTCTTCCATTTAACTGCCTACTTACAACTACCTGCCTTACAACCCTCCTTACAACTATACTGACGTGAGGTTTTGAGAGCAATTGCAGAGCAAGGAGGTTGCGCCACAGTCTCATATGCTCTAAAAAATATCTTGCATACCTATAGTAAACAACTTGCATTATAATTtatcaaaatgccatttttatTACTTTGAACAAATATTCTGCATCGTACAGTGACTTTAACCCAGTAATACCCCCAAAACATGGGAATTGTTACAATGAAACGGCTTAGTTTTTATTCAGTCTGCCTCTGTCACTGGATGAGTCGCCGCCATTTCCACCGAGGTCATTAATCATTACCTGTGTTTGACAGGTGAAGTCCATCCTCAGCATGTCTGTGTGCTCGTGTGTAAGTGttcatttgtctgtgtttgcttaCCCCGGCATTTATTCCACGGGAGACATTAGGCCTCGGTGATGGAGGGTGTTGAGCTCTAGCGCCTTGGCCCAGACCCCTGCATTAATGAGGCTGCCATCAGCAGGCTGAGCAGTTAGTCACAGCAGCCCCCTGTGTGCCACCCCATACCGGCCCCGCACATCGCTACCCATTGTTTCCTGTTCACAAATAAAGCGGGAATTAATTAGCCGGTTGGCACAACTCATGGTGCCATCGTGTCAGCACTCACAGTTCAGCTCTGTGCCTCATCCCTCAAGCCCGGTCTGCCTGCTGTGAGACTGAGCATAACAGCCACGTCCACATGAAACCGCACACTTCTGCCAGCATCGCTTGACATTTCAGATTATTGCTCACTAAAGAACAGAGAGAACTAGCCTGTATGCCGTAATGACAACATCCattttaactgaactgaactgaaaagcCCCCTCTTCAAATACAATGAAAGAGTGAACTCAATGTAGCTCTATAATCAGACTAGTGTTTCTTCCCACAGGTCAGACGTATTCATGTCCGTCACTCAGTCCTAAAGCTGTGTAGTGTAAGTAGGTCAGACTGGCTGGGCCAGGGTGACGGGGACAGTGAGACCGCGGACTAAGAGCGGAAAGCAGGGGGAAGAGCCTGTCCTCCGCTCATATCACAATAGCTAAAGGCAGCAGTCTCTAAACCGATTATCACTGACTTTTATTGTGTTAGTGAAGAAAATGGGACTGAGTACACTGCGTTAGACTGAAACATGCAATCATATCCACCCAGACTAAAAACAAGCGCATTATGCACAAGACGCTGACACATTAGCCAACACCTGCATGATCTTGTCACACACATCTTAAGCAGGCTCATAAATGAaacacgccccccccccccctccaccctctctctctctcacacatgcacaaatacacaatcaTGGTCGCATTGTCACATAGGCATTGTTAAATATAGCTGTGGTGCTTAGCAGGTGTAACAAATGTCTCCGAGCCGAGGCCTGGGAGGTGTTCCCGCAGATCAGAGACACTGCTGCTGTGTCTGATTACTTGTCTGCTGTCATGGAGCTCTGCTCTCTGCGTctgtctctcgctgtctctctttctttccttctccccaCAGCAGCCACAGGGGACCGTCACTGCCTCGCTCACTCTTTGTTTAGTTTGTCATTCAGTAGCGTGCAGCGCAACTCCCTCTCCCATGCACAGTTATTGTTTGCCCGGATGCTACGTAAATTACGACCACTAAAAGCTTCTGACCTCAAAGTCACCGACACCACTACGAAATTGGATTATAGATTGGAATGTGTTGGCCGCAACAATTCCGCTGAGAATGAGATCAGAAATCTCCTTTGTCCTTATGAGATGGGAGCTGTGATGGTTTTTAAGGAGAGAAACACTGAGGTATGGAATGTGAGAACACTGCCCAAATCAGGTTCCTTTCTGCTGCTCAGATTACCTCTGATGTGCTCTTTTGTGCCATGTTGTCTTCTACCTGGATTAAGTTGTCTCATTGTGCTTCTGTTTGTCCCCCCTAATTTTGTCTCttcctgccttctctctctctccctgtcctgtcctgtcctgtcctccacCCCAGGGGACACCACACAAAGGATGAGATCCGCTCAGTTTCCAACCCCTGCAGAATTGGATGCTTATGCTAAGAAGGTTGCCAACAACCCCCTCACCATCAAGATCTTCCCCAACAGCGTCAAGGTCCCCCAGCGAAACCACGTGCGGCGCACCGTGAACGGGCTGGATACGTCAGGCCAGCGCTACAGCCCTTACCCTCCCTCTCAGGCCAGCGCCAAGACAGGCCTCCTCGCCATCGTCAAGGTACCCATGGTCAAAGGCATCCTCAAGGATTTTGACGGCACTCGGGCTCGCTTGCACCCTGAGGTCATCATGAACCCCCCCACCGGACCCTACCAAGTGGCTTCAACCAGCACTTTAAACCACCACCATCCACCTCCCCAGGGCCTCCCCCGGCCCCAGCAGAGCTTGCCCCTCCAACCGCAGGCCCCCCCCCAGACTCTACAGATGCTCCCTCAGCAGCAGGGCCAGACCCAGAGCCTCAGACACCCTCCCCCCATGGCCCAGCACCCTCAGGGCCTGCCCAGACCCCAGACTCTGTCTCAGCACCCAGCCCTGGGCCACCCCCAGGGGCCCCCTGCCGTcatgctccagcagcagcaccttCAGCAGCAGCCGCCTCCCGGCCTGCAGGGGGGCAGGAAGCTGCCAGATGGCGACGCGCCGCCTAACGTTACCGTCTCTACCTCAACCATTCCGCTCTCCATGGCCGCCGGGCTGCACCAGGGCCGCCAGGCCGACCTGAGCACCATCGTGCATCAGATCAACCAGTTCTGCCAAGCTCGGGCCCAGGGCGCCGGAGCCACCTCCATGTGCGAGGGCCAGATCGCCAACCCCAGCCCCATCAGTCGCAACTTGCTCATCAGCGCCTGCTCCAGGGTGTCCATGCACAGCAATCCTGCCACCCCTGGGTTCCCCCCACCCAACTGCATTATCGGCCCCCCAGAGAAAGCCACTGCCCCGGTGGGGTCTCACCCTCCACCCAGCATGGCTGCTATGAACCACTTGCCTGCCTACCACGCTGATATGAAGCAGCAACACCACCTCCAACAGCATCTGCATCAACAGCAGAATCAACAGCAACAAATGCAACAgcatcaacaacagcaacagcatcatcaacaacaacaacaacaacaacaacaacaacaacaacaacaacaacaacaacaacataacaacacacagcagcagaaaatgCGCTCTTGGAATCATCACCAGTTGGCTCACTTACCCCATGTTCAGAACGGTGGGACCCACTCCTGCAAGCAGCCTTCCCGGGACCCCGGCTTCCCTTATAAGGGCATGAGCTACCCcccagaggtgtgtgtgggtcagcCTTACACCCTGAAACCTCCCGTAGAGAAgcccaccccctctccccccgTCAACAACAACGGCATGCCCGGCCCTATGGCCCACTACACCAACGGCCACTACTTCCAGTCCCACATTTGGAACAGCAGCATTCTGCCCACACCCAACAGCGACAGCTCTGGGTCTCAGGACCTAGCCATGCCATTCCATGGTGCGGGCCCAGGGGGGGCCACCACGCTAGACTGTGGGCCCCCTGGGGCGCCCCATTACAGGCTAGGGACgggctcctcctccacctcctcctccgcccagACTAATCTGATGCAAACGGCAGATTACTTGGGTGGGGACTTCCAGACGCCCTACTTCCGAGATCAAAATCTAGGGTTGATGGGCAAGATGCACAGGCCTCCCATGAGCAGGGTAGGTCCAGAGGTCGGGGACGGCAGAACCGCTCTCATCCAGCACCCAGGGTACAGATAAGCTATGGCCTTGTCTACACAACAGTTATCAGAAACCCTTTGTTTAGTCTTAAGAAAGGAAACacatgaaataaaattaaattgatAACTTAAACAAATGACCGCTAATGTAAAAGAGGATAAATGAATATATTTAATGAAAAGcagtaggtttttttttgtccctcttcttttttttatcaatcTTGCAAGTGAtcaattgacattttttttctgttaatgaGTGCTTTTATGTGGCACTTTAGGGAactttttcttgtgtgtgtgtgtgtgtgtgtgtgttgttcattCCTAGCTTCTTTCCTATATCATACTTGTCTATCAGTGTGCCTGGATCTGAAAGGATCCTGCATTATTTCTGCATTACTTCTACACAAAGTTTTCATACGCatggaagaaagaagaaaaacagatctCACACTGAAAAATAGAAACATCTTCTGAgggatgtttgtgttttttttacagggtCATGTCAGGAATTCTCGGCTCTGACTAGTTTTATCAGACAAGTGgctaattttcattttggtgttTACACTCAAATCTCATAGTGACTTCAAGATTAAACACAATCATAACAATTTCCTCTTGAAGACACCACAGAAGAGAGAGTAACGATCTTGTTTCAGTGCAAAGCCATCACACACTGGAGACTACAAAGTACAGCTGGAAAAGCTTGTGGTATGCACATGTACAAAGAGGTTTTGTTCTTTTgaattgtaattatttatttgtataataGGACTGTTTCTGAATCAGGTCACTGTTCAAGGTTGATTCCTCTCTGTCAGTTAAGGAAGCATGTAATCAGGTTGTTTGTACATAGTATAGATCCAGCAGGGAGCAAAAGTGTTGATAAGGCGATGCTCTGTCCTGCTCAAAATGCTGCAATGAATTCAGgtgtctgtaaaaaaaaaaaaaaaacttttttttttgccaatgcCAGTGAGGTTTGGCAACATGATtgtgaaatgttattttatttcagtgcaGAAGAAAGTCATGAAATATTAACTCTGACACCTTAAATGGCCAAAGTCAGGTTAACAAGGACATACTCTTTTGAAGATGTGCCATTTTATGTTGCTTTCCTTTTCCGATCATTTTCGTAACctgaaaaatgtattacttGAATTGTTgagatgtttgttttgcaggTATTGAAGGGGATAGGTTAGTTAGCAGGACAAAACTCAGTTCTGgagt
Proteins encoded:
- the fam222ba gene encoding protein FAM222B, translated to MLACLPGPGDLSLQLLPHTQMNTGLQKWDTTQRMRSAQFPTPAELDAYAKKVANNPLTIKIFPNSVKVPQRNHVRRTVNGLDTSGQRYSPYPPSQASAKTGLLAIVKVPMVKGILKDFDGTRARLHPEVIMNPPTGPYQVASTSTLNHHHPPPQGLPRPQQSLPLQPQAPPQTLQMLPQQQGQTQSLRHPPPMAQHPQGLPRPQTLSQHPALGHPQGPPAVMLQQQHLQQQPPPGLQGGRKLPDGDAPPNVTVSTSTIPLSMAAGLHQGRQADLSTIVHQINQFCQARAQGAGATSMCEGQIANPSPISRNLLISACSRVSMHSNPATPGFPPPNCIIGPPEKATAPVGSHPPPSMAAMNHLPAYHADMKQQHHLQQHLHQQQNQQQQMQQHQQQQQHHQQQQQQQQQQQQQQQQQQHNNTQQQKMRSWNHHQLAHLPHVQNGGTHSCKQPSRDPGFPYKGMSYPPEVCVGQPYTLKPPVEKPTPSPPVNNNGMPGPMAHYTNGHYFQSHIWNSSILPTPNSDSSGSQDLAMPFHGAGPGGATTLDCGPPGAPHYRLGTGSSSTSSSAQTNLMQTADYLGGDFQTPYFRDQNLGLMGKMHRPPMSRVGPEVGDGRTALIQHPGYR